The Streptomyces achromogenes genome window below encodes:
- a CDS encoding enoyl-CoA hydratase/isomerase family protein, with amino-acid sequence MTVNLEVAEGVGTIRLDRPPMNALDVATQDRLKELAEEATRREDVRAVVLYGGEKVFAAGADIKEMQDMDHTAMVLRSRALQESFTAVARIPKPVVAAVTGYALGGGCELALCADFRIAGDGARLGQPEILLGLIPGAGGTQRLSRLIGPSKAKDLIFTGRMVKADEALALGLVDRVVPAAEVYTEAHAWAAKLAQGPALALRAAKEAIDTGLETDVETGLAVERTWFAGLFATADRETGMRSFVEEGPGKAKFL; translated from the coding sequence ATGACCGTGAATCTCGAAGTCGCCGAAGGCGTCGGCACGATCCGCCTCGACCGTCCGCCCATGAACGCGCTGGACGTCGCCACGCAGGACCGTCTCAAGGAGCTCGCCGAGGAGGCGACCCGGCGGGAGGATGTCCGCGCGGTCGTCCTGTACGGCGGCGAGAAGGTGTTCGCGGCGGGCGCGGACATCAAGGAGATGCAGGACATGGACCACACCGCGATGGTGCTGCGCTCCCGTGCCCTGCAGGAGTCCTTCACGGCGGTGGCCCGCATCCCCAAGCCGGTCGTGGCGGCGGTGACCGGGTACGCGCTGGGCGGCGGCTGTGAACTCGCGCTCTGCGCCGACTTCCGCATCGCCGGGGACGGCGCCAGGCTGGGCCAGCCGGAGATCCTGCTCGGACTGATCCCCGGGGCCGGCGGCACCCAGCGCCTCTCCCGGCTGATCGGTCCCTCCAAGGCGAAGGACCTGATCTTCACGGGCCGGATGGTCAAGGCGGACGAGGCGCTGGCCCTCGGGCTGGTGGACCGGGTGGTGCCGGCCGCCGAGGTGTACACCGAGGCGCACGCCTGGGCGGCGAAACTGGCGCAGGGGCCGGCGCTGGCGCTGCGCGCCGCGAAGGAGGCGATCGACACCGGTCTGGAGACGGACGTCGAGACGGGACTGGCGGTGGAACGCACCTGGTTCGCCGGTCTGTTCGCCACCGCCGACCGTGAGACCGGCATGCGCAGCTTCGTGGAGGAAGGGCCCGGCAAGGCCAAGTTCCTGTGA
- a CDS encoding L-serine ammonia-lyase, giving the protein MAISVFDLFSIGIGPSSSHTVGPMRAARMFARRLRNESLLDSAASVRCELYGSLGATGHGHGTPKAVLLGLEGSSPRTVDVENADERVEQIRNSGRLRLLGSHEIPFSFNDDLVLHRRKALPYHANGMTIWAHDAQGAELLSKTYYSVGGGFVVDEEAVGADRIKLDDAVLKYPFRTGDELLRLTRETGLSISALMLENERAWRTEDEIRAGLLELWRVMQGCVSRGMSREGILPGGLRVRRRAAMTARQLRAEGDALAHSMEWITLYAMAVNEENAAGGRVVTAPTNGAAGIIPAVLHYYMNFVPGADEDGVVRFLLAAGAIGMLFKENASISGAEVGCQGEVGSACSMAAGALAEVLGGSPEQVENAAEIGMEHNLGLTCDPVGGLVQIPCIERNGMAAVKAVTAARMAMRGDGSHKVSLDKVIKTMKDTGADMSVKYKETARGGLAVNIIEC; this is encoded by the coding sequence GTGGCCATCTCGGTCTTCGACCTGTTCTCGATCGGCATCGGCCCGTCCAGCTCCCACACGGTCGGCCCGATGCGGGCGGCCCGCATGTTCGCACGGCGGCTGCGCAACGAGTCCCTGCTGGACTCCGCCGCCTCGGTCCGCTGTGAGCTGTACGGCTCGCTCGGCGCGACCGGGCACGGCCACGGCACGCCCAAGGCGGTCCTGCTGGGCCTGGAGGGCTCCTCGCCGCGCACGGTGGACGTGGAGAACGCCGACGAGCGGGTGGAGCAGATCAGGAACTCCGGGCGGCTGCGGCTGCTGGGCTCGCACGAGATCCCGTTCTCCTTCAACGACGATCTCGTCCTGCACCGCCGCAAGGCCCTCCCGTACCACGCCAACGGCATGACGATATGGGCCCATGACGCGCAGGGCGCCGAACTGCTGTCGAAGACGTACTACTCGGTCGGCGGCGGGTTCGTCGTGGACGAGGAGGCGGTCGGCGCGGACCGCATCAAACTCGACGACGCGGTACTGAAGTACCCCTTCCGCACGGGCGACGAACTGCTGCGCCTCACGAGGGAGACCGGTCTGTCGATCTCCGCGCTGATGCTGGAGAACGAGCGGGCCTGGCGCACGGAGGACGAGATCCGGGCCGGCCTGCTGGAGCTGTGGCGGGTGATGCAGGGCTGTGTCTCACGGGGCATGTCCCGGGAGGGCATCCTGCCGGGCGGCCTGCGCGTCCGCCGCCGCGCCGCCATGACAGCCCGTCAGCTCCGGGCGGAGGGCGACGCGTTGGCGCACTCCATGGAGTGGATCACGCTGTACGCGATGGCCGTGAACGAGGAGAACGCGGCCGGCGGAAGGGTGGTCACCGCTCCCACGAACGGCGCGGCCGGCATCATCCCGGCGGTGCTGCACTACTACATGAACTTCGTGCCCGGCGCCGACGAGGACGGCGTCGTCCGCTTCCTTCTCGCGGCCGGGGCGATCGGCATGCTCTTCAAGGAGAACGCCTCCATCTCCGGCGCCGAGGTCGGCTGCCAGGGCGAGGTCGGCTCGGCCTGCTCGATGGCGGCGGGTGCGCTCGCCGAGGTCCTCGGCGGATCCCCGGAACAGGTCGAGAACGCGGCCGAGATCGGCATGGAGCACAACCTCGGCCTCACCTGCGATCCGGTGGGCGGCCTGGTCCAGATCCCGTGCATCGAGCGCAACGGCATGGCCGCGGTCAAGGCGGTCACCGCGGCCCGTATGGCCATGCGCGGCGACGGCTCGCACAAGGTGTCCCTCGACAAGGTCATCAAGACCATGAAGGACACCGGCGCGGACATGAGCGTCAAGTACAAGGAGACCGCGCGGGGCGGTCTCGCGGTGAACATCATCGAGTGCTGA
- a CDS encoding YncE family protein — MRRNLVTSALLTGAALAVLAACGTDARSGADGTGRTTERAVPAPVKKAARPVVDGLPGMPPVLDPKDVYAADRPNRLSPVVKDFPSRVYVPNTESDTVSVIDPKTYRVIETIRVGRQPQHVVPSWDLKTLWVNNDRGNTLTPIDPATGKTGKPVEVHDPYNLYFTPNGKYAVVMASLDRELVFRDPHTMKRIKTEPVTCYGVNHADFSLDGKYFIVSCEFSGELLKVDTERMKVVAQQKLPLKGAMPQDVKVSPDGKLFYVADMMAHGMWIVDGGTFGKPRFLHTGKGCHGLYVSRDSREMYVTNRGEGTVSVFDFTKGELTKKWRLPDGGSPDMGGVSADGKVLWLSGRYNAEVYAIDTADGHQLARIKVGGGPHGLAVYPQPGRYSLGHTGVFR, encoded by the coding sequence ATGCGCCGCAACCTCGTCACAAGCGCCCTGCTCACCGGCGCAGCCCTCGCCGTCCTCGCCGCCTGCGGCACCGATGCCCGAAGCGGCGCGGACGGGACGGGTCGGACCACCGAGCGGGCCGTGCCCGCGCCGGTGAAGAAGGCCGCCAGACCGGTCGTCGACGGCCTGCCGGGCATGCCGCCCGTGCTCGACCCCAAGGACGTCTACGCCGCCGACCGCCCGAACCGGCTCTCCCCGGTGGTCAAGGACTTCCCGTCCCGGGTCTACGTGCCCAACACGGAGTCCGACACCGTCTCCGTCATCGACCCGAAGACCTACCGGGTGATCGAGACGATCCGCGTCGGACGCCAGCCGCAGCACGTCGTCCCCTCCTGGGATCTCAAGACCCTCTGGGTCAACAACGACCGCGGGAACACCCTCACCCCGATCGACCCCGCGACCGGGAAGACGGGCAAGCCGGTCGAGGTGCACGACCCCTACAACCTCTACTTCACGCCCAACGGCAAGTACGCCGTCGTCATGGCCTCCCTCGACCGAGAGCTCGTCTTCCGGGACCCGCACACGATGAAGCGGATCAAGACCGAGCCGGTCACCTGCTACGGCGTCAACCACGCAGACTTCTCCCTGGACGGCAAGTACTTCATCGTGTCCTGCGAGTTCAGCGGCGAACTGCTCAAGGTCGACACCGAGCGGATGAAGGTGGTCGCCCAGCAGAAGCTGCCGCTCAAGGGCGCCATGCCGCAGGACGTGAAGGTCTCGCCGGACGGCAAGCTGTTCTACGTCGCCGACATGATGGCCCACGGCATGTGGATCGTCGACGGCGGCACCTTCGGCAAGCCGCGGTTCCTGCACACCGGCAAGGGCTGCCACGGGCTGTACGTCAGCCGCGACTCCCGCGAGATGTACGTCACCAACCGCGGCGAGGGCACCGTCTCCGTCTTCGACTTCACCAAGGGCGAGCTGACCAAGAAGTGGCGCCTCCCGGACGGGGGCAGCCCCGACATGGGCGGCGTCTCGGCGGACGGCAAGGTCCTGTGGCTGTCCGGGCGGTACAACGCCGAGGTGTACGCGATCGACACCGCCGACGGCCATCAGCTCGCCCGCATCAAGGTCGGCGGCGGCCCGCACGGCCTGGCCGTCTATCCGCAGCCCGGCCGCTACTCGCTCGGCCACACCGGGGTCTTCCGCTAG
- a CDS encoding polysaccharide deacetylase family protein produces MVRVTPSDRRSALRAGAGLVAGGAFAAGCSPAVSSSGVAVRSAADSRSPDSRSPDGRTPDSRSPAGPAAAPAPRAFPGQPAQITHGPRDRPRVALTFHGQGEPAMARALLGEAERHGARVTVLAVGTWLDEHPDLARRVLDGGHDLGNHTQRHLDVNAMSEAEATAEITGCAQRLRRLTGSVGTWFRPSRAARASPLVVALARRAGYPHVLSYDVDSLDFTSPGAPAVTRNVLDKIRDGSVVSLHFGYADTVAALPALLDELDRRGLRAVTATELIG; encoded by the coding sequence ATGGTGCGGGTGACCCCATCCGACCGCCGTTCCGCGCTGCGGGCGGGCGCCGGGCTCGTCGCCGGGGGTGCGTTCGCGGCCGGGTGCTCGCCCGCCGTGTCCTCCTCCGGCGTCGCCGTCCGGTCCGCCGCCGACTCCCGGTCTCCCGACTCCCGGTCTCCCGACGGCCGGACTCCCGACTCCCGGTCTCCCGCCGGCCCGGCCGCCGCCCCCGCTCCGCGCGCCTTCCCCGGTCAGCCCGCCCAGATCACGCACGGCCCCCGCGACCGTCCCCGGGTCGCGCTCACCTTCCACGGGCAGGGCGAGCCCGCCATGGCCCGCGCCCTGCTCGGCGAAGCCGAACGGCACGGCGCCCGGGTCACCGTCCTGGCCGTCGGGACCTGGCTCGACGAACACCCCGACCTCGCCCGCCGGGTCCTCGACGGCGGCCACGACCTCGGCAACCACACCCAGCGGCACCTGGACGTCAACGCCATGTCCGAGGCCGAGGCGACGGCCGAGATCACCGGGTGCGCACAGCGGCTGCGCCGGCTCACCGGATCCGTGGGCACCTGGTTCCGGCCCTCCCGAGCCGCCCGCGCCTCCCCGCTCGTCGTGGCGCTGGCCCGGCGGGCCGGCTACCCGCACGTCCTGTCCTATGACGTCGACTCCCTCGACTTCACCTCGCCCGGCGCCCCCGCCGTCACCCGCAACGTCCTCGACAAGATCCGCGACGGGTCCGTCGTGAGCCTGCACTTCGGGTACGCGGACACGGTCGCCGCACTCCCCGCCCTGCTGGACGAACTCGACCGCCGCGGACTGCGTGCGGTCACTGCCACGGAGCTGATCGGCTGA
- the gcvH gene encoding glycine cleavage system protein GcvH, whose amino-acid sequence MSNPQQLRYSKEHEWLSVAEDGVSTVGITEHAANALGDVVFVQLPEAGATVAAGESCGELESTKSVSELYAPVSGEITEVNQDVVDDPALVNSAPFEGGWLFKVRVTGEPDDLLSADEYTAYTAG is encoded by the coding sequence ATGAGCAACCCCCAGCAGCTGCGTTACAGCAAGGAGCACGAGTGGCTGTCGGTCGCCGAGGACGGCGTCTCGACGGTCGGCATCACGGAGCACGCGGCCAACGCGCTCGGTGACGTGGTCTTCGTCCAGCTCCCGGAGGCCGGCGCCACGGTGGCCGCGGGCGAGTCCTGCGGCGAGCTGGAGTCGACCAAGTCGGTCAGCGAGCTGTACGCCCCGGTCTCCGGTGAGATCACCGAGGTCAACCAGGACGTCGTCGACGACCCGGCGCTGGTGAACTCCGCCCCCTTCGAGGGCGGGTGGCTGTTCAAGGTACGCGTCACGGGCGAGCCGGACGATCTGCTCTCCGCCGACGAGTACACCGCCTACACCGCCGGCTGA
- a CDS encoding ATP-binding protein has product MAGLEGIEQPRGHSRAAAARWSPAVEDEQALKALELFGNPTEGEVPLPSRPESAAAARRLAQVVVLRQWGLGPKMAEDVVLLVSELVGNAVRHTGARVFGLRMRRRRGWIRVEVRDPSRGLPCLMPVQEMDVSGRGLFLIDKLSDRWGVDLLPRGKTTWFEMRAADR; this is encoded by the coding sequence ATGGCGGGGCTGGAGGGCATCGAACAGCCGCGGGGACACAGCCGTGCGGCCGCGGCGCGCTGGTCGCCCGCGGTGGAGGACGAACAGGCGCTCAAGGCGCTGGAGTTGTTCGGCAATCCGACGGAGGGCGAGGTTCCGTTGCCGTCCCGCCCCGAGTCCGCCGCCGCGGCCCGCCGACTGGCCCAGGTCGTGGTCCTGCGCCAGTGGGGGCTCGGTCCCAAGATGGCCGAGGACGTGGTCCTGCTCGTCTCCGAGCTCGTCGGCAACGCCGTGCGGCACACCGGCGCCCGCGTCTTCGGCCTGCGGATGCGACGCCGGCGCGGCTGGATCCGCGTCGAGGTCCGCGACCCCTCCCGCGGGCTGCCCTGTCTGATGCCGGTTCAGGAGATGGACGTCAGCGGGCGGGGCCTCTTCCTCATCGACAAGCTGTCCGACCGGTGGGGGGTCGACCTGCTGCCCCGCGGGAAGACGACCTGGTTCGAGATGCGGGCCGCCGACCGCTGA
- a CDS encoding NADPH-dependent F420 reductase, translated as MKIGIIGAGNIGGNLTRRLSALGHDVSVANSRGPHTLTELAEATGATPVAVEEAARGAEVVVVTIPLKAVPHLPSGILDGAADGLVVIDTNNYYPQQRDGRIAAIEDEGITESRWVEHQLGHPVVKAFNGTYAQDILDRPLAAGHPDRMALPVAGDDEAAKATVRALIDELGFDTVDAGGIADSWRQQPDTPVYGLQAGVEAVTKALAEATPERPAAFRG; from the coding sequence ATGAAGATCGGCATCATCGGCGCGGGCAACATCGGCGGCAACCTCACCCGGCGCCTCTCCGCCCTCGGCCACGACGTCTCCGTCGCGAACTCCCGCGGCCCGCACACGCTGACGGAGCTCGCCGAGGCCACGGGGGCCACCCCCGTCGCCGTCGAGGAGGCGGCGCGCGGCGCCGAGGTCGTCGTGGTCACCATCCCGCTGAAGGCGGTTCCGCACCTGCCGTCCGGCATCCTGGACGGCGCGGCCGACGGCCTGGTCGTCATCGACACCAACAACTACTACCCGCAGCAGCGCGACGGGAGGATCGCAGCCATCGAGGACGAGGGCATCACCGAGAGCCGCTGGGTCGAGCACCAGCTCGGCCACCCGGTAGTCAAGGCCTTCAACGGCACCTACGCCCAGGACATCCTGGACCGCCCGCTGGCCGCCGGCCACCCCGACCGCATGGCGCTCCCGGTCGCCGGCGACGACGAGGCGGCCAAGGCGACGGTGCGCGCCCTGATCGACGAGCTCGGCTTCGACACCGTCGACGCGGGCGGCATCGCCGACTCCTGGCGCCAGCAGCCCGACACCCCGGTCTACGGTCTGCAGGCCGGCGTCGAGGCCGTCACCAAGGCCCTGGCCGAGGCGACCCCGGAACGCCCTGCGGCCTTCCGCGGCTAG
- the glyA gene encoding serine hydroxymethyltransferase — protein sequence MSVLNTSLHELDPEIAAAVDAELHRQQSTLEMIASENFAPLAVMEAQGSVLTNKYAEGYPGRRYYGGCEHVDVTEQIAIDRLKDLFGAEYANVQPHSGASANQAALFALAQPGDTILGLDLAHGGHLTHGMRLNFSGKQFDVVAYHVDDAGLVDMAEVERLAKEHRPKVIIAGWSAYPRQLDFAEFRRIADAVEAFLWVDMAHFAGLVAAGLHPNPVEYADVVTSTTHKTLGGPRGGIILAKKEFAKKLNSSVFPGFQGGPLEHVIAAKAVSFKVAASEDFKERQARTVEGAKILAERLTAPDAREAGVNVLSGGTDVHLILVDLRASALDGQQAEDRLHEVGITVNRNAVPDDPRPPMVTSGLRIGTPALATRGFTAEDFAEVADVIAQTLKPSYDAASLKARVTALAHKHPLYPGLNK from the coding sequence ATGTCCGTCCTGAACACGTCCCTGCACGAGCTCGACCCGGAGATCGCGGCCGCGGTCGACGCCGAACTGCACCGCCAGCAGTCCACGCTCGAGATGATCGCCTCGGAGAACTTCGCGCCGCTCGCGGTCATGGAGGCCCAGGGCTCGGTCCTGACCAACAAGTACGCCGAGGGCTACCCCGGCCGCCGCTACTACGGCGGCTGCGAGCACGTCGACGTCACCGAGCAGATCGCCATCGACCGCCTCAAGGACCTCTTCGGCGCCGAGTACGCCAACGTCCAGCCGCATTCCGGCGCCTCGGCGAACCAGGCCGCGCTGTTCGCCCTCGCCCAGCCCGGCGACACCATCCTCGGTCTCGATCTTGCCCACGGCGGCCACCTCACCCACGGCATGCGGCTCAACTTCTCCGGCAAGCAGTTCGACGTGGTCGCCTACCACGTCGACGACGCCGGCCTGGTCGACATGGCGGAGGTCGAGCGCCTGGCCAAGGAGCACCGCCCGAAGGTCATCATCGCGGGCTGGTCCGCCTACCCCCGGCAGCTCGACTTCGCCGAGTTCCGCCGCATCGCCGACGCGGTCGAGGCGTTCCTGTGGGTCGACATGGCCCACTTCGCGGGCCTGGTCGCGGCCGGTCTCCACCCGAACCCGGTGGAGTACGCCGACGTCGTCACCTCCACCACCCACAAGACCCTCGGCGGCCCCCGCGGCGGCATCATCCTCGCGAAGAAGGAGTTCGCCAAGAAGCTGAACTCCTCCGTCTTCCCCGGCTTCCAGGGCGGCCCCCTGGAGCACGTCATCGCCGCCAAGGCCGTCTCCTTCAAGGTGGCCGCGAGCGAGGACTTCAAGGAGCGCCAGGCCCGCACGGTCGAGGGCGCGAAGATCCTCGCCGAACGCCTCACCGCGCCGGACGCCCGCGAGGCCGGCGTGAACGTCCTGTCCGGCGGCACCGACGTCCACCTCATCCTGGTCGACCTGCGCGCCTCGGCACTGGACGGACAGCAGGCCGAGGACCGCCTCCACGAGGTCGGCATCACCGTCAACCGCAACGCCGTCCCCGACGACCCGCGCCCGCCGATGGTCACCTCGGGTCTGCGCATCGGCACCCCCGCCCTGGCCACCCGCGGCTTCACCGCCGAGGACTTCGCCGAGGTCGCCGACGTCATCGCGCAGACCCTCAAGCCGTCGTACGACGCCGCCTCCCTCAAGGCCCGGGTCACCGCCCTCGCCCACAAGCACCCCCTGTACCCCGGCCTGAACAAGTAG
- a CDS encoding L,D-transpeptidase, giving the protein MNVRPISGASVGGRSRGRDRRLALIVGGMLLAVTACGGGDNPGSGSDAKAGGDKGATAAAESKQSEAVVTIAPKTGAKDVDTSGALKVTAAKGKLTEVTVKDAKGRKIDGAISADGAGWTPATHLAASTAYQVHAVAKDSAGRTAAEDSAFTTLSPQNTFIGNFTPEDGSTVGVGMPFSVRFTRGITKPADVEKAIRITTVPAVEVEGHWFGNDRLDFRPEKYWKAGTKVKVELNLDGVEGRKGVYGKQSKTLSFTIGRDQVTVVDAKKHTMQVTREGKVVKTVPVTTGKPGYATWNGQMVISEKFTVTRMNGDTVGYDGEYDIKDVPHAMRLTNSGTFVHGNYWGGDAFGNYNASHGCIGLRDVRGGYDGSVPAAWFFNQSMVGDVVVVKNSTDPVVDPSNGLNGWNISWADWKK; this is encoded by the coding sequence TTGAACGTGCGACCGATATCGGGGGCGTCGGTTGGCGGGCGCTCACGGGGCCGCGACAGACGGCTGGCGCTGATCGTCGGCGGGATGCTGCTCGCCGTCACGGCGTGCGGCGGGGGCGACAACCCGGGTTCCGGGTCCGACGCGAAGGCCGGGGGCGACAAGGGAGCCACGGCCGCGGCGGAGAGCAAGCAGTCGGAGGCGGTCGTCACCATCGCCCCGAAGACCGGCGCGAAGGACGTGGACACCAGCGGCGCCCTCAAGGTCACCGCGGCCAAGGGCAAGCTGACCGAGGTCACCGTCAAGGACGCCAAGGGCAGGAAGATCGACGGGGCGATCTCGGCCGACGGCGCCGGCTGGACGCCCGCCACCCACCTGGCCGCGTCCACCGCGTACCAGGTGCACGCGGTCGCCAAGGACTCCGCCGGCCGCACGGCCGCCGAGGACTCCGCCTTCACCACGCTGAGCCCGCAGAACACCTTCATCGGCAACTTCACGCCCGAGGACGGCTCCACGGTCGGCGTCGGCATGCCGTTCTCGGTCCGGTTCACCCGCGGCATCACCAAGCCGGCGGACGTCGAGAAGGCCATCAGGATCACGACCGTGCCCGCGGTCGAGGTCGAGGGCCACTGGTTCGGCAACGACCGCCTGGACTTCCGCCCGGAGAAGTACTGGAAGGCCGGCACCAAGGTGAAGGTCGAGCTGAACCTCGACGGCGTGGAGGGCCGCAAGGGCGTCTACGGCAAGCAGTCCAAGACGCTGTCCTTCACCATCGGCCGCGACCAGGTGACCGTCGTGGACGCCAAGAAGCACACGATGCAGGTCACGCGGGAGGGCAAGGTCGTCAAGACCGTCCCGGTCACCACGGGCAAGCCGGGATACGCCACCTGGAACGGCCAGATGGTCATCAGCGAGAAGTTCACCGTGACCCGCATGAACGGCGACACGGTCGGCTACGACGGCGAGTACGACATCAAGGACGTCCCGCACGCCATGCGGCTGACCAACTCCGGAACCTTCGTGCACGGCAACTACTGGGGCGGCGACGCCTTCGGCAACTACAACGCCAGCCACGGCTGCATCGGCCTGCGGGACGTGCGCGGAGGCTACGACGGCTCCGTGCCGGCCGCGTGGTTCTTCAACCAGTCGATGGTCGGCGACGTGGTCGTCGTGAAGAACTCCACCGACCCGGTGGTCGACCCGTCCAACGGCCTCAACGGCTGGAACATCTCCTGGGCGGACTGGAAGAAGTAG
- a CDS encoding EF-hand domain-containing protein: MADIEEARNHFQRIDTDGDGFITAAEFKTALAQQGDWNVTESVAEAIIKSRDLNGDKVLSFDEFWAHLNK; the protein is encoded by the coding sequence GTGGCCGACATCGAAGAAGCGCGCAACCATTTCCAGCGGATCGACACGGACGGCGACGGCTTCATCACCGCAGCCGAGTTCAAGACCGCCCTGGCCCAGCAGGGCGACTGGAACGTCACCGAGTCGGTCGCCGAGGCCATCATCAAGTCCCGCGACCTGAACGGCGACAAGGTCCTCTCGTTCGACGAGTTCTGGGCTCACCTGAACAAGTGA
- a CDS encoding L,D-transpeptidase — MRHVHGRARRAGVALAAVLTWAGLLAGAAGCTGGIGGAGGDSRSGLDRMLGKPRAPEDVIRVSPRDGARGVRPGTDLSVRVPDGRLESVKVVRSQDARESEVKGRIAADGLSWRPAEARLGLAARYTVDVVALDGDGNRSARHTTFTTFVPEKRFIGYVTPENRATVGTGMIVSLEFNREIGDRAAVERAVRVTAEPATEIRAHWFGGTRLDFRPEAYWRPGTEVTVDLALRDVQGAPGVYGLQDKSFSFTVGRSQVSLVDAAEHTMQVRRDGELLATVPITAGSPENTTYNGKMVVSEMLELTRMNGATVGFKKANGKGEYDIPDVPHAMRLTGSGTFLHGNYWAQDVFGRANVSHGCVGLRDVKGGGSDTPAGWFFDRSLVGDVVEVVHSKDKQVAPDNGLGGWNMTWKEWTAGSALK; from the coding sequence GTGAGGCACGTACATGGGCGCGCACGGCGCGCGGGGGTCGCACTGGCCGCCGTACTGACATGGGCAGGACTGCTGGCCGGGGCCGCCGGCTGTACCGGCGGGATCGGCGGGGCCGGCGGTGACAGCCGCAGCGGACTCGACCGGATGCTCGGCAAACCCCGGGCCCCCGAGGACGTCATCCGCGTCAGCCCGCGGGACGGCGCGCGGGGCGTGCGGCCCGGGACGGATCTGTCGGTGCGGGTGCCGGACGGCCGGCTGGAGTCGGTGAAGGTCGTCAGATCGCAGGACGCGCGGGAGAGCGAGGTGAAGGGGCGGATCGCCGCGGACGGTCTGAGCTGGCGGCCGGCGGAGGCCCGGCTCGGGCTCGCCGCCCGCTACACGGTCGACGTGGTGGCGCTGGACGGCGACGGGAACCGTTCCGCGCGCCACACCACGTTCACCACCTTCGTCCCCGAGAAGCGCTTCATCGGGTACGTCACGCCCGAGAACCGGGCCACCGTGGGCACCGGGATGATCGTCTCGCTGGAGTTCAACCGCGAGATCGGCGACCGCGCCGCCGTCGAACGCGCCGTCCGGGTCACGGCCGAGCCCGCCACCGAGATCCGGGCGCACTGGTTCGGCGGCACCCGGCTCGACTTCCGCCCCGAGGCGTACTGGCGGCCGGGCACCGAGGTCACGGTCGACCTCGCGCTGCGGGACGTCCAGGGTGCGCCCGGCGTCTACGGCCTCCAGGACAAGTCGTTCTCCTTCACCGTCGGCCGCAGCCAGGTGTCCCTGGTGGACGCGGCCGAGCACACCATGCAGGTGCGGCGGGACGGCGAACTGCTGGCCACCGTGCCGATCACGGCCGGATCGCCGGAGAACACCACCTACAACGGCAAGATGGTGGTGAGCGAGATGCTGGAGCTGACCCGGATGAACGGCGCCACGGTCGGCTTCAAGAAGGCGAACGGCAAGGGCGAGTACGACATTCCGGATGTACCGCACGCCATGCGGCTGACCGGTTCCGGCACCTTCCTGCACGGCAACTACTGGGCGCAGGACGTCTTCGGCAGGGCCAACGTCAGCCACGGCTGCGTGGGTCTGCGGGACGTGAAGGGCGGCGGGTCGGACACGCCCGCGGGCTGGTTCTTCGACCGCTCGCTCGTCGGCGACGTCGTCGAGGTGGTCCACAGCAAGGACAAGCAGGTCGCCCCGGACAACGGCCTCGGCGGCTGGAACATGACCTGGAAGGAGTGGACCGCGGGCAGTGCCCTGAAATGA